Proteins from a genomic interval of Crassostrea angulata isolate pt1a10 chromosome 7, ASM2561291v2, whole genome shotgun sequence:
- the LOC128156270 gene encoding protocadherin-11 X-linked-like, translated as MNKVIIMKVLEVLLMICFIRTLHGQETEELNYKILEEQMPSTFVGNIANDSNIRNEVTPVMLKQLKFQIWNGGNTAYDKLFRIIESTGRLETAKLIDREEVCQPTSSCILSLGVAVFKPDNELLKVIKVLVTVDDINDNFPAFPQPSISLQISESSDIGHTLLTSTAHDGDSESQNSALTYQLLSGGNTFSVRTVPDVDSRENLEIVVEKKLDREVQDFYQLVIVAKDSGSPQRNGTLHVNITVLDSNDNAPSFLNNTYNITVQEDQAKGTVIINLSAEDDDIGDNGKVTYEFSSRTSSQVKDAFLLNETTGEIKISSPLDYEQETKYQFVVIARDNGRTSLSTQVIVNITVLDINDNAPQININLPPGGTGVVENAEIGQYIATVVVTDSDGGENGTVNCTISNENFNIVKMFSNIFKITLGSRLDRERVPEHNVTINCFDFGKPPKTNKTFFYVKVSDVNDNVPVFSQNIYEVDFPENNNIGDMVVHVTATDKDEGENGQVTYKFKTLQSYFAINPTSGIISANHIFDRENMSDLTFQVIASDNGVNGQKFTSTATVVVKITDKNDEYPIFSRNRYDIIVPEEQPISKPIEQFSAVDKDIGGNGQFYFRIEEGYSNVFTIDASRSLKTKILLDREKKEEYHFQIYVIDRGTPALTSSANVSLYLKDINDNPPQVYYPNDRNNSISLSLQSVPKTIIARVIANDTDKGVNAHLTYSIIQGNVVKLFSIDNQTGVIRLERVPVEEEAGTYNLVIAVTDSGVPSKTNWTHLVIIVGEKSNSQNLIIVIVVCSVTMVISLALIMIICIIRKRDNEKYKDKGNQFKTPHKSILKKCLFCFDFEKDSKLSTMPENNNKYSESSHMPSDDDKIYTQLVSSNKPDLTRVDSGIVEHSPPDSGHGDSVDVGSEIYKSDMDLSSAPYSSSGFTNKSTHSLSAGHSEQDIPNNSPWHQKPRVTFSDFQRNISLDEQALRRNPKPPIYFARFRSSSESEHLSKDSSMSQDKIDLSHSSSFKHNNIDLSQSYSGPFFSKSLDRNNKNIHFARARPKLSHQTSRSAVRRELPTISASPDPYDPIQELTEISYQDTNPYRHHHDNSYFRDQSSFNGSQSQISQDPSLDYKGKITLGDNQSQHSNDTTLASFAINPSNFDSVINTDIVV; from the exons atgaataaggTCATCATCATGAAGGTGCTTGAGGTCCTATTGATGATCTGCTTCATCAGAACTCTTCATGGACAGGAGACAGAGGAGCTCAACTACAAGATCCTAGAGGAACAGATGCCCTCAACCTTTGTAGGAAACATAGCCAATGACAGCAATATAAGAAACGAAGTGACGCCCGTGATGCTGAAGCAGTTGAAATTTCAGATCTGGAATGGTGGAAACACTGCATACGACAAGTTGTTCCGCATCATTGAATCCACAGGTCGTCTTGAAACGGCAAAACTTATCGACCGAGAAGAGGTTTGTCAGCCCACCAGCAGCTGTATCCTAAGTCTGGGAGTGGCAGTTTTTAAGCCAGACAACGAGTTGCTGAAAGTGATTAAGGTGCTTGTGACGGTGGATGACATCAATGATAACTTCCCTGCCTTTCCTCAGCCTTCCATATCCCTTCAGATCTCGGAATCCAGTGACATTGGTCACACTCTCCTGACCAGCACCGCCCACGATGGGGACAGCGAGAGTCAGAACTCGGCCTTGACCTACCAGCTTCTGTCTGGCGGGAACACCTTTAGCGTCCGGACTGTTCCAGATGTGGACTCTAGAGAAAATCTGGAGATTGTGGTGGAGAAAAAACTGGACAGAGAAGTACAAGATTTCTATCAGTTAGTGATTGTGGCCAAAGATTCTGGGAGTCCACAAAGAAATGGAACTCTGCATGTAAATATAACTGTGCTGGATTCCAATGACAATGCTCCAAGCTTCCTCAATAACACTTACAATATAACGGTACAAGAGGACCAAGCTAAGGGAACAGTAATAATCAATTTATCTGCAGAAGATGATGATATTGGTGATAATGGCAAGGTTACTTATGAGTTCAGCTCTCGGACCTCTTCACAGGTCAAAGATGCATTTCTGTTAAATGAGACAACAGGAGAAATTAAGATCAGCAGTCCTTTGGATTATGAGCAGGAAACCAAGTACCAGTTTGTTGTCATTGCAAGAGACAACGGCAGAACCTCCCTGTCAACACAAGTCATTGTCAACATCACAGTGTTGGACATCAACGACAATGCACCACAGATCAACATCAACCTGCCACCAGGGGGCACTGGGGTGGTAGAGAATGCGGAGATCGGTCAGTATATAGCCACTGTGGTTGTAACTGATTCGGATGGAGGTGAAAATGGAACTGTCAATTGTACCATCTCTAACGAAAACTTTAACATTGTGAAAATGTTCtcaaacatattcaaaattacaTTGGGTAGTCGGTTGGACAGAGAAAGAGTACCTGAGCATAATGTGACCATCAACTGTTTTGACTTTGGAAAACCTCCCAAAACTAACAAGACTTTCTTCTATGTTAAAGTCAGTGATGTTAATGATAATGTTCCTGTGTTTAGCCAAAACATTTACGAAGTTGATTTTCcagaaaacaacaacattgGTGATATGGTGGTTCATGTTACTGCTACGGACAAAGATGAAGGGGAAAATGGCCAGGTTACCTACAAGTTTAAAACTCTTCAGTCATATTTTGCTATCAACCCTACGTCTGGAATAATCTCagcaaatcatatttttgatAGAGAAAACATGTCTGATTTAACATTTCAAGTTATTGCAAGTGATAATGGCGTCAATGGGCAAAAGTTTACATCTACTGCAACAGTTGTTGTTAAAATTACAGACAAAAATGATGAATATCCAATTTTTTCCAGGAATAGATATGATATTATTGTCCCTGAAGAACAACCTATATCTAAACCCATTGAACAGTTTTCAGCTGTGGACAAAGACATTGGAGGAAATGGTCAGTTCTATTTCCGAATTGAAGAAGGATATTCAAATGTCTTTACAATTGATGCCTCTCGAagtctaaaaacaaaaatcctcCTAGATCGAGAGAAAAAAGAGGAATACCATTTTCAAATCTATGTGATTGACAGAGGTACACCAGCCCTGACCAGTTCTGCTAATGTATCCCTCTACCTGAAAGACATTAATGATAATCCACCCCAAGTTTACTATCCTAATGATCGGAACAACTCAATTTCGCTATCCCTCCAGTCAGTACCTAAGACAATCATCGCCAGAGTGATCGCCAACGACACGGACAAGGGAGTCAATGCCCACCTAACCTACAGCATTATTCAGGGAAATGTTGTCAAGTTGTTCTCCATAGACAACCAGACTGGTGTCATCAGACTCGAGCGAGTTCCTGTGGAAGAGGAAGCAGGGACTTACAACCTTGTCATTGCGGTCACTGATTCTGGAGTTCCTTCCAAGACGAACTGGACTCATCTTGTCATCATTGTGGGAGAAAAATCCAATTCCCAGAATCTGATTATTGTCATTGTCGTTTGCTCTGTTACCATGGTGATCTCCCTGGCTCTGATCATGATTATTTGCATTATCAGAAAGAGAGACAATGAAAAGTACAAGGACAAGGGGAACCAGTTTAAAACGCCACACAAGAGCATCCTTAAAAAATgccttttctgttttgatttcgAGAAAGATTCAAAATTATCGACAATGCCCGAGAACAACAATAAGTACAGCGAATCCTCCCAtatgccctctgatgatgacaAAATATACACACAACTA GTGAGCAGCAATAAGCCAGATCTGACCAGGGTGGACAGTGGCATTGTGGAGCACTCACCCCCAGACAGTGGACATGGGGACAGCGTGGATGTTGGCAGTGAAATCTACAAATCTG ATATGGACCTTTCTTCAGCTCCTTATTCTTCATCTGGCTTTACCAACAAATCCACACACTCCCTCTCTGCTGGACACTCTGAACAGGATATTCCAAATAACTCCCCCTGGCATCAGAAGCCCAGAGTGACTTTCAGTGACTTCCAGCGTAACATCAGCCTTGATGAACAAGCGCTGCGGAGGAATCCTAAACCTCCGATTTATTTCGCCAGATTCAGGTCCAGTTCCGAATCTGAGCATTTATCCAAGGACTCGTCCATGAGTCAAGATAAAATAGACCTATCTCACAGCTCGTCATTCAAGCATAATAACATTGACTTGTCTCAGTCCTATTCTGGACCTTTCTTTTCAAAGAGTCTTGACAggaacaataaaaatattcactttGCTCGAGCAAGACCAAAGCTCTCGCACCAGACATCTCGTTCTGCTGTGAGACGAGAACTTCCTACAATCAGTGCTTCTCCCGATCCATATGATCCTATTCAGGAGCTGACCGAGATCTCATACCAGGACACCAATCCTTACAGACATCACCATGACAACAGTTATTTCAGGGACCAATCCTCTTTTAATGGCAGCCAGTCCCAGATTTCCCAGGATCCATCGCTGGACTACaaagggaagataactcttggAGACAACCAGTCGCAGCACTCCAATGACACCACCCTGGCGAGTTTTGCCATCAACCCCTCAAATTTTGACAGTGTGATCAATACTGATATTGTGGT